In one window of Sciurus carolinensis chromosome X, mSciCar1.2, whole genome shotgun sequence DNA:
- the Dcaf12l2 gene encoding DDB1- and CUL4-associated factor 12-like protein 2 → MAPQQTGSRKRKASALEAGAGSSSSQGLMSAGHGEGPLLPKKQKRPATLRSLVHYLKGRTVGALGRAWLPGFEGKLRGYAVQRLPELLTERLLALGTLNKVFASQWLNATQVVCGTKCNTLFVVDVQSGQINRIPLMRDRMPALARDQPTCGIHAIELNPSKTLLATGGENPNSLAVYQLPTLDPVCLGDRHGHRDWIFAIAWMSDTVAVSGSRDGTMALWRVDPDMFIGNIPWHNDAALPLYTHIRPKDVEAIPRASSNPSNRKVRALAFSGKNQELGAVSLDGYFHLWKARSTLSRLLSIRLPYCRENVCLTYCDELSLYAVGSQSHVSFLDPRHRQQNIRPLCSREGGTGVRSLSFYQHIVTVGTGHGSLLFYDIRAQKFLEERSSASSDSFLGPTGRKLKLTCGRGWLNHDELWVNYFGGVEEFPNALYTHCYNWPEMKLFVAGGPLPSGLHGHYAGLWS, encoded by the coding sequence ATGGCCCCACAGCAAACAGGTAGCAGGAAGAGGAAAGCGTCCGCGCTCGAGGCTGGCGCGGGGAGCTCGTCGTCCCAGGGCTTAATGTCGGCGGGGCACGGAGAGGGGCCGCTGCTGCCCAAGAAGCAGAAGCGGCCAGCTACACTTCGATCTCTGGTGCACTACCTAAAGGGCCGCACGGTGGGCGCGTTGGGTCGCGCCTGGCTCCCGGGCTTCGAGGGCAAGCTACGTGGCTACGCGGTGCAGAGGCTGCCCGAGCTGCTGACTGAGCGCTTGCTGGCCCTGGGCACCCTCAACAAGGTTTTCGCTTCTCAGTGGCTGAACGCCACGCAGGTGGTGTGTGGCACCAAGTGTAACACACTCTTTGTGGTAGACGTGCAGTCGGGCCAAATCAATCGCATCCCCCTGATGCGGGACCGAATGCCCGCCCTGGCGCGTGATCAGCCTACCTGCGGTATTCATGCCATTGAACTAAATCCCTCCAAGACGCTTCTGGCCACCGGGGGCGAAAATCCCAACAGCCTTGCTGTCTACCAGCTGCCCACCTTGGACCCCGTTTGCCTGGGTGACCGCCACGGGCACAGGGACTGGATCTTCGCCATCGCCTGGATGAGTGACACTGTGGCCGTGAGTGGCTCCCGTGATGGCACCATGGCATTGTGGCGTGTGGACCCTGACATGTTTATTGGCAACATTCCCTGGCACAACGATGCAGCACTTCCCTTGTACACCCACATCCGCCCAAAGGACGTAGAGGCCATCCCCAGGGCCAGCAGCAATCCCAGTAACCGCAAAGTGCGGGCCCTGGCCTTCAGCGGCAAGAACCAGGAGCTGGGAGCAGTGTCCCTGGATGGCTACTTCCACCTGTGGAAAGCGCGGAGCACCCTATCCAGGCTGCTGTCCATCAGGCTGCCTTACTGCCGAGAGAACGTGTGCCTGACCTACTGCGATGAATTGTCCCTGTATGCGGTGGGCTCCCAGTCTCATGTATCTTTCCTGGATCCCCGCCACCGCCAGCAAAACATCCGGCCATTGTGCTCCAGAGAGGGCGGCACAGGTGTGCGCTCCTTGAGCTTCTACCAGCACATAGTCACTGTGGGCACAGGCCATGGCTCCCTGCTCTTCTATGACATTCGTGCCCAGAAGTTCCTGGAAGAAAGGTCCTCAGCCAGCTCGGACTCCTTTCTGGGACCCACAGGGAGGAAGCTCAAACTCACCTGTGGCAGAGGTTGGCTCAACCACGATGAACTCTGGGTGAATTACTTTGGTGGGGTGGAGGAGTTCCCCAATGCACTCTACACTCACTGCTACAACTGGCCTGAGATGAAGCTCTTTGTGGCTGGGGGACCTCTCCCTTCGGGCCTCCATGGGCACTATGCAGGCCTCTGGAGTTAA